One Candidatus Lokiarchaeota archaeon DNA window includes the following coding sequences:
- a CDS encoding tetratricopeptide repeat protein, translated as MFENWTITKKVTRGLSASVVIAAILIASYMVTSVYFMSEQNTMDAAGALTEEELANLEKVTSDTADFVEQRIQQYFDGVYMMEEYAENLFNGRYNASPQHSYFWDPDREQSETGYTVPNLQSIPEYASDSISFDVSCYYMPRDYYIGDDPFQWDADMEYVLETSSNMDNVFRSLHQMSGDYIWLYMGFDLDICDNHVFRNYPYDNLGYFLDWYGPGDDYDPNQEDWYNNAASIENDSVAVTNPYGDPSTGLVLSMGRPVRYDNGTLVSVVSADVTLDTINSTVLSQEVSENGYAFLIDNSGGLVAHPSFDTEGQSLLEAEFGSETSEEAQAFESIKSEILTSTNGQVEYTKNGETWYLTFEEVPTTGMVLCTVTPESDVVAAATALMNTITFQSTIIIVVLVAAVGAVIYGSSKYATRRGEEMARPLAQATDVLLNMSRGDLSGIVPLEDLKYTELQTTMSAIQNLQDSMRAGNKEFIRGNLSLALETYIRLKQLCVDFEVLQGIQAAELNIGNVYRQKGDLAQARERYQSALKMAEEMLNEAETTLEEKDAQVRIADVKHNFGVLEMSPKLENYEAALSHLEEALDINKKLSNKRGMANQYDTIGVCKMALNNLQEAREMFDKALAILEETYYERSKSYVHYHRGKMYYEMDMYEDARDDLTEAANISQENEEWPLAGRSLSLLADVLEDMGEPSHEVRTQAERILGSTVRRQLRRAIEFVIDKSGSMGQSGRIQAAVAGAQRMVESVAQEQDSVGVLAFDTRVNELRPLSQLGQDIHEAKRQIAHALKLGGSTAFFDALGMALKRIASEENAERWVVALTDGEDNSSTRYNQDSIVRLANRLGVDIKLRLIGVLCSAKYARVLQDMCDRIEGAKYLPVSEAGTEDEGILQKFEGIEDEMQAQLELGGTEVDF; from the coding sequence TTGTTTGAAAATTGGACAATAACAAAAAAGGTCACTCGGGGCCTTAGCGCTTCGGTTGTCATTGCTGCTATTCTGATTGCTTCATACATGGTGACAAGTGTCTATTTCATGTCGGAACAAAATACTATGGACGCAGCTGGCGCATTGACCGAAGAAGAATTGGCGAATCTGGAAAAAGTGACTTCTGATACCGCTGATTTCGTTGAACAGCGGATACAGCAGTATTTCGACGGCGTATACATGATGGAAGAGTATGCGGAGAATCTCTTCAACGGACGATACAATGCTTCTCCCCAACACTCGTATTTTTGGGATCCTGACAGAGAACAGAGTGAGACAGGATATACAGTCCCAAATCTACAGTCCATTCCAGAATACGCCTCGGACAGTATTTCGTTTGATGTGAGCTGCTACTACATGCCCCGTGACTACTACATCGGGGATGATCCATTTCAGTGGGACGCTGATATGGAATATGTGTTGGAAACCAGTTCCAACATGGACAATGTTTTCCGCTCGCTCCATCAGATGAGTGGTGACTACATATGGTTATACATGGGATTTGACTTAGATATCTGCGACAACCACGTTTTCAGGAATTATCCGTATGACAATCTAGGCTACTTCTTGGATTGGTATGGGCCTGGTGATGACTACGATCCGAACCAAGAAGACTGGTACAATAATGCTGCTTCAATCGAAAACGATAGCGTTGCGGTTACCAATCCGTATGGGGATCCGTCAACAGGATTAGTGCTTTCGATGGGCCGCCCTGTTAGATATGATAATGGTACATTAGTCAGCGTGGTTTCTGCTGACGTTACACTTGATACAATCAACAGTACTGTTCTTTCCCAAGAGGTGAGTGAGAACGGTTATGCCTTCCTGATTGATAATTCTGGTGGACTTGTGGCTCATCCATCTTTTGATACGGAAGGTCAAAGCCTACTAGAGGCCGAATTTGGAAGCGAGACTTCTGAGGAGGCACAGGCGTTCGAATCCATCAAGTCAGAGATTCTCACAAGCACCAATGGCCAAGTTGAATACACAAAGAATGGTGAAACATGGTATCTCACCTTTGAGGAAGTACCAACAACAGGTATGGTTCTGTGTACTGTTACACCAGAATCCGATGTTGTTGCTGCTGCGACTGCACTCATGAATACTATCACATTTCAAAGCACAATAATCATAGTTGTTCTCGTGGCTGCAGTTGGTGCAGTAATCTACGGGTCTTCGAAATATGCGACTAGACGCGGTGAAGAAATGGCCCGGCCATTGGCACAGGCAACTGATGTCTTACTGAATATGAGCAGAGGCGATTTATCGGGAATTGTACCCTTGGAGGATTTGAAGTATACAGAGCTCCAAACGACGATGAGTGCAATACAGAATCTGCAAGACTCCATGCGAGCTGGGAACAAGGAGTTTATCCGCGGCAATCTCTCATTGGCTCTTGAGACCTATATTCGTTTGAAGCAGCTCTGTGTTGATTTCGAGGTGCTGCAGGGCATACAAGCTGCGGAATTGAACATAGGGAATGTTTACAGACAGAAAGGCGATCTTGCTCAGGCACGTGAACGATACCAGTCGGCACTTAAAATGGCTGAAGAGATGCTGAATGAGGCCGAAACCACTCTGGAAGAGAAAGATGCACAGGTTCGAATTGCAGATGTCAAACACAATTTCGGTGTTCTCGAGATGTCTCCGAAGCTTGAAAACTACGAAGCGGCACTCAGTCATCTGGAGGAAGCATTGGATATCAACAAAAAGCTAAGCAACAAGAGGGGTATGGCGAATCAGTATGATACAATCGGTGTTTGCAAGATGGCACTGAACAACCTCCAAGAAGCAAGGGAGATGTTCGATAAGGCCCTTGCAATCCTTGAGGAAACCTACTACGAGCGCTCAAAATCTTATGTCCACTACCATCGAGGAAAAATGTACTATGAAATGGACATGTATGAAGATGCTCGGGACGATTTGACCGAAGCGGCAAATATCTCTCAGGAAAATGAAGAGTGGCCGCTTGCTGGTAGATCTCTCTCCTTGCTGGCTGATGTTCTAGAAGATATGGGTGAGCCAAGTCATGAGGTTCGAACGCAGGCTGAACGAATACTTGGTTCAACTGTGCGACGACAATTGCGACGAGCAATCGAATTTGTCATTGATAAGTCCGGTAGCATGGGACAGAGTGGACGAATACAGGCTGCTGTTGCTGGCGCGCAACGTATGGTTGAATCCGTAGCCCAGGAACAGGATAGTGTGGGAGTCCTTGCTTTCGATACCCGCGTAAATGAACTGCGCCCATTGAGCCAGCTAGGTCAAGATATCCACGAAGCAAAACGGCAGATAGCCCATGCACTGAAGCTTGGCGGGAGTACAGCTTTCTTTGATGCTTTGGGGATGGCTCTCAAAAGAATTGCTAGCGAAGAGAATGCGGAACGCTGGGTTGTAGCCCTGACCGATGGAGAAGACAACTCTTCTACCCGCTATAATCAGGATTCCATAGTTCGGCTTGCTAACCGGCTGGGAGTCGATATCAAGTTGAGACTCATCGGTGTCTTGTGCAGTGCCAAATACGCGCGTGTGTTGCAAGATATGTGTGACCGAATTGAAGGAGCTAAATACCTCCCAGTATCCGAGGCTGGTACTGAGGATGAAGGAATATTGCAGAAGTTTGAAGGCATCGAGGACGAGATGCAAGCTCAGCTCGAGCTGGGTGGAACGGAGGTAGACTTCTAG